AACCACCTCTGGGCTAAAGCCAGACTCAAGCCATACAATTAGATCCTCAGAGTATTGTAAGCGATAATCAAGCTCATCAACAGCCTTCGGATACTGAAGCTTATACATGAGACTATCAACAGAAGTAGGCTTGGCAGACCAACTTAGTGCCGCCTCCTGACTCACCTGTAACGGATTCGAACCTAGCGCGAATTCGACGAAGTTGCTTTTCCCATCTTTATCGGCATCTTTCCAAAGGATTCGATCAAGCGAGGCAGTGCCTTGCCAATCACGCGCAATCCGCCAGGCATTGTAGAGCTCTAATGGTAAGGGATGACGACGACGAAAGGTTTCTCCGGTCACAGTGAATGAACCTTCTTGAAATTGTCCATCCCACTGATTTGCCGTGAAGCTGAGGCTTGCATCGATATAGCCTTTTTGCATTCCATGTTCTTTACCAATTTCATCCGTGAAGGTGATGATTGTGTCATCACGAAAATGAACTGCTGCTAAAAGGATATCGGTTGGCCTAGGACTGAACGCAACACCGTTAGAGCCGCTATCGTAATACCATTGACCCTCCGTACAATAGACCGCAACAAGGTGCTGAGCGTTACCAGTAGGCACATTGAAGCGTGCATGTGCATTCTCGCCACTATACATCAGATAGCCTGTATTAGTGCGACTTGCCGTGCCTGCAATACCCTCGTTGAGTGGCGTCAAGCCATACTCCCCAGATGGCAGCGGCAGTGGCACCTCGACGTGCGGAGAAAAACCAGTGCCCGAAACCGAAAACTCCCCAGTTGGGTTTTCCCCGCCACCATTCCATACATTAGCTGCATAGGCCAAATCACCCGAAGCATATCCGTAGTGTATCCCTTCAAAGCTGTCACGCTGTCCTTGCAGTGAGGTCGTGGTGTCATTGCTGAAATCAATCCTTGCCAAGAGCACATCAGTGACTGTGGGCGCAAAGGCGACTTGGCCGTAGTTGCGATCTGCATACCATTGGCCATTGGAAAAGTAAACTGCGATGACATTATTCGCGTTTCCAGAATAGGCGTCAAAGCGCTGATAGACATCTTCGGCACTATACATTAAAAAGCCTGTGCCCCCGCGCCAATCCGTGCCCGCTACCCCGCTTCCCAGTGCGCCTATCGAGACTGCGTGAGAGGCCGAAGTCACTCCTGCCTCTCGGATGCGCACGTTGTGAAATGTAGCATCGATGGAGGCGTCACCATCATCATCGGCGACGATCGCCAGCGTCGTCATCGTGCCGGTGTAGTAATCTCCAATTGGTATCGAGTAAGTCTTAGGGCCAGAGCCCTTAACGTAGCTATTGAAAGCCTGAATTGAATTTCCCCAGGCTTGCGTTCCGCCTAATTGAAACGTACGCAGGTCGTCTGACTCCTGATTGTTCTGATCTAAACCAATGGCAAAAATCTCACCAAGATCAGTGGCGTCGAGCTCAAACTCCAAAACAGTTTTTGGACCAATTTGTTGAATGATTGGAAATCGAATCCAACTATTGCCCTTTATATCGACAGAGAATCCATCGGCAGAAGGTAATACATGTCCTTCTATTCCTTGTGACCCGTAAGATGCATAGTCGTTACCAAAGAGCACTGAGCCGTCGTCTTTTTGCATGGTAAAGTCGCGCTCTCTGGCATCTCGTGTACCAGCCCAAACTCGCACCCAGTCTACCTCGAGGGCAGCACCATCTATGGCTGGGCTTATCTGATCATTCCCTGCCCAGCCTCCAATTTGCAAAGATAACAACATATAGGCGGCGATGTCTTTGACACGCGAATCTCGAAAAACTCCGGTGAGTATGCCATCAGTATAAAACTCAAGTAAGCCAGGTTCCCAATAGACTCCATAAGTGTGAAATTTAGAAGTATCATTAACCGACACGCCCCAACCTGTTTGTTTCACACTGTTACCATTGTTGTAACCCTCCCAATGCAAAGCGTGAGAAGCCCGCTGGCTCCCCCAGACACCGAGTGCTTCGACGATATCAATCTCCATGCCTCCGTTGGTCGTCATCGCCGTATTACCCCAAAAGTCACCAACATTGAGAACAGCTTCGCTACCATAGTTTTGATCAGCACGTCCCAAGTTGACATAACTGTCTTCAGTTGCCTCATAAGCAGTGCCGTTGATAATTAGTTGAGGGCGTAATGCTATACTTTCAGATTCACGGCTGTGAAAAGCCACCGTAAATGTTGTCATCAGGGTATCCGCTAAGGCAAACGAAACGACTCCATCACCACCCGCTTCTGACTCGATATAATCAGTAACGTCGACTTCGATAGTATCGCCTAGTTGGCCCACGACACCGTGGAATTGATCCAGAAAAAGCGGGTCCCAGCTTGGCTGTGTATTCCATGTAACCGAAGTCTCACTCCAGCTGTCATCAGCCATGCGAAACACCAAGACATTACGGACATCACCGGTACCGAGGGTCGCGGGGTCCAAGTTTGCAATGCTCAAGCGAAGAGTCGCGCTGTTAATAGTGGCCAAGCTTTCGCTTGAAAGATCGAACTTCACAAAGCCGCGATTGTGCCTGAATGGGTTACCGTAATTCCCACGATCCGGCATCGTCCAGAAGGCTGGCCAGAGGCCACGGATAGATGGCCAGCGCATACGGGCCTCAAAATATCCGTAACGCTGTTTAAAGCGACGAAAGCTGGAGATTTCCCCTGTGCTGTATGCATAGGCAACACTCGACCAAGTAGTTGCATCGGTCGATGCAGTAATACTAAGCACGCCATCGACCACACTGATGCGATCCGGATCAATTCCCCCCTGTCCATTGATACCACTCCAGTGACTTGCTAACTTCCATTTACTACCGTCCAGGCTTTCTCCCTCAAACTCATCTTCAAATGTCAGCAGCCAGTCACCCGGCGGCGGCGCTGCCATAATCGTGCTTGCAAGCAAACATAGGATTAAAGCTGTGTGGGTAATTTTTAACATCGCGTCGAGAATTCAAGCGTTAGGGTCAGCGCCAAGCGATTGTAGTGCACGTCTCTCATTCAGACATACTGAGGGTGACACGATCTGCCTGCTGCCATACGCGGATATAGTCGATGTCCCAGCTCGTGGGCAGTTGTTCCAAGGCAACCTCTTTAGTTGCCAGCTTTCCCATTGGCATAGTGACCAAAATATAACACGGCACATTCGCAATCGCATCACTGTGCCATTCTCCCTTTTTTATACCATCAATATACCAGACAAGACGATCAGGCTCCCAAAGCATTCCATAAGTGTGCCAACCGTCATTGGTCGGACCATGATAAACATACCTGTCCCCCCACTGCTTTTGAATGTGAGTTCCCGCCGGGCCACCCCAACGCGTTGAGATCCCTACCCTGCCCGCTCCCCACTCCGTTAAATGGTAAACTACATCCATCTCCATGCCCTGTCCGTTAAAGTCATGCGAAGTACGCCTCTCGTGCATGTTTAGTCCACTCTCGGCACCTCGGTCGGGAATTAAACTCAAAGTCGGCCCAAGCCCTATAGCCGTAGGCATTTTGGCTCGTATTTCAAAATACCCATATTGTTGCTTCCACAGGTCGTAGCTTGAAAGCATACCTGCCGCCAAGTCCCTTTCGGGCAAAGTTGGATCGTCGTATTGATGGCCAGGGTTCTGTTCGACGATCAGGCTAACCTGTCCGTCAGCGACTACCACATTCTCGTCACGATAACGCTGAGTCTCCTCTCGCGGAGGCCCAATCATGGCCAGTCGA
The Rubellicoccus peritrichatus DNA segment above includes these coding regions:
- a CDS encoding glycoside hydrolase family 16 protein, translated to MLVVLLDSKSELNAEQSGLSLLSISEGQGQGLMPYRAEVKLGESDATLLVSFEAGGYPRISFPCPDQGWDLSAYRGIELEVTNLEKKPVRCGLRVDNPGDEAEHFWNTETRLLEPGKTVKIRSVFGQNNGRPAYRLDASRITAYQFFLISPKEAVAIRLGEPRAYGVASEEQSRRFSEPEDRQRSIEPEDWLGDRPPVKGDWVQTLNEDFETNTLNDSVWSTRLAMIGPPREETQRYRDENVVVADGQVSLIVEQNPGHQYDDPTLPERDLAAGMLSSYDLWKQQYGYFEIRAKMPTAIGLGPTLSLIPDRGAESGLNMHERRTSHDFNGQGMEMDVVYHLTEWGAGRVGISTRWGGPAGTHIQKQWGDRYVYHGPTNDGWHTYGMLWEPDRLVWYIDGIKKGEWHSDAIANVPCYILVTMPMGKLATKEVALEQLPTSWDIDYIRVWQQADRVTLSMSE
- a CDS encoding DUF7594 domain-containing protein, whose protein sequence is MAAPPPGDWLLTFEDEFEGESLDGSKWKLASHWSGINGQGGIDPDRISVVDGVLSITASTDATTWSSVAYAYSTGEISSFRRFKQRYGYFEARMRWPSIRGLWPAFWTMPDRGNYGNPFRHNRGFVKFDLSSESLATINSATLRLSIANLDPATLGTGDVRNVLVFRMADDSWSETSVTWNTQPSWDPLFLDQFHGVVGQLGDTIEVDVTDYIESEAGGDGVVSFALADTLMTTFTVAFHSRESESIALRPQLIINGTAYEATEDSYVNLGRADQNYGSEAVLNVGDFWGNTAMTTNGGMEIDIVEALGVWGSQRASHALHWEGYNNGNSVKQTGWGVSVNDTSKFHTYGVYWEPGLLEFYTDGILTGVFRDSRVKDIAAYMLLSLQIGGWAGNDQISPAIDGAALEVDWVRVWAGTRDARERDFTMQKDDGSVLFGNDYASYGSQGIEGHVLPSADGFSVDIKGNSWIRFPIIQQIGPKTVLEFELDATDLGEIFAIGLDQNNQESDDLRTFQLGGTQAWGNSIQAFNSYVKGSGPKTYSIPIGDYYTGTMTTLAIVADDDGDASIDATFHNVRIREAGVTSASHAVSIGALGSGVAGTDWRGGTGFLMYSAEDVYQRFDAYSGNANNVIAVYFSNGQWYADRNYGQVAFAPTVTDVLLARIDFSNDTTTSLQGQRDSFEGIHYGYASGDLAYAANVWNGGGENPTGEFSVSGTGFSPHVEVPLPLPSGEYGLTPLNEGIAGTASRTNTGYLMYSGENAHARFNVPTGNAQHLVAVYCTEGQWYYDSGSNGVAFSPRPTDILLAAVHFRDDTIITFTDEIGKEHGMQKGYIDASLSFTANQWDGQFQEGSFTVTGETFRRRHPLPLELYNAWRIARDWQGTASLDRILWKDADKDGKSNFVEFALGSNPLQVSQEAALSWSAKPTSVDSLMYKLQYPKAVDELDYRLQYSEDLIVWLESGFSPEVVEGQIAERQLVMSDDGTPVFFRLMFPGIPDEPRL